The following coding sequences are from one Treponema bryantii window:
- a CDS encoding ParB/RepB/Spo0J family partition protein, with protein MAKNALGKGLGALLGENPAAQEEVAVSTGAVTNGGLHNTTLKRTKLPAAIKMEEDGSMWLDPALLKPNPKQPRIEFNQKQLDELCESIKSNGILQPIIVEDAGDGSFYIIAGERRTRAARMAGLTKVPVQLRKFDEQQKLEMALIENIQRADLNPIEEATAYYNLIQMGDLNQEEVAKRVGKARATVANAIRLLKLPEDIQHALVNGQITSGHARALLMVKNDADMRVMFAKIVGNGLSVREAEALADTYNGGGRAAAKKDDDKKVQKKDPDVLAFEQELRNIFGTRDVSLKGDINKGSIIIGFDNKKDFDRIYEVLMSKKA; from the coding sequence GTGGCTAAAAATGCATTAGGAAAAGGTCTTGGTGCACTGCTGGGTGAGAATCCTGCAGCGCAGGAAGAAGTTGCCGTTTCTACAGGTGCTGTAACTAACGGAGGACTTCATAACACAACTCTTAAAAGAACAAAACTTCCTGCTGCCATTAAGATGGAAGAAGACGGAAGTATGTGGCTGGATCCTGCACTCCTTAAGCCTAATCCAAAACAGCCTCGAATTGAATTTAATCAGAAACAACTTGATGAACTTTGCGAATCAATAAAATCAAACGGAATCCTTCAGCCAATTATTGTTGAAGATGCCGGAGACGGAAGTTTTTATATTATTGCCGGTGAACGTCGTACACGTGCCGCAAGAATGGCAGGACTTACAAAAGTTCCTGTTCAACTCCGTAAGTTTGATGAACAGCAGAAACTCGAAATGGCACTCATTGAAAATATTCAGCGTGCCGACCTTAATCCAATAGAAGAAGCTACAGCTTATTATAATCTTATTCAGATGGGAGACCTTAATCAGGAAGAAGTTGCAAAGCGTGTAGGTAAAGCCCGTGCAACGGTTGCAAACGCTATCCGCCTTTTGAAGCTACCTGAGGATATTCAGCATGCGCTTGTAAATGGTCAGATTACTTCTGGTCATGCCCGTGCTCTCCTTATGGTAAAGAACGATGCAGATATGCGCGTTATGTTTGCTAAGATTGTAGGAAACGGACTTTCCGTACGCGAAGCAGAAGCTCTCGCCGACACCTATAACGGCGGTGGCCGCGCTGCTGCAAAGAAAGACGATGATAAAAAGGTTCAGAAAAAAGATCCAGATGTTCTTGCCTTTGAGCAGGAGCTCAGAAATATTTTTGGAACCCGTGACGTTTCCCTCAAGGGTGACATCAACAAAGGTTCCATCATAATCGGCTTTGATAATAAAAAGGACTTCGATAGAATCTACGAAGTCCTTATGTCTAAGAAAGCTTAA
- a CDS encoding NUDIX hydrolase, with the protein MTKQINGLKNDFKLCPMCGSKKIENHGNRKWICPDCGFDLYCNVATAAGIVIYDKYNNVLFEVRAKEPRKGYLAVPGGFVDFGESVEEAVIRECREEIGVTVEGAQFLCSAPNVYEYKNIEYKTCDIFFTAALPPQFDTIEDYIKSLKAEESEVQSFASYKISSLEDIEKLPLAFESSRITLQRWLSMSKQQ; encoded by the coding sequence ATGACAAAACAGATAAATGGACTTAAAAACGATTTTAAACTCTGTCCGATGTGTGGCAGTAAAAAAATCGAAAATCATGGAAACCGAAAATGGATCTGTCCGGACTGTGGCTTTGATTTGTACTGTAATGTTGCAACTGCCGCAGGTATTGTTATTTACGATAAATACAATAATGTGCTTTTTGAAGTCCGTGCTAAAGAGCCGCGAAAAGGTTATCTGGCCGTGCCGGGCGGCTTTGTAGATTTCGGCGAAAGCGTTGAAGAGGCCGTTATCCGAGAATGCCGCGAGGAAATTGGAGTTACTGTTGAAGGTGCTCAGTTTCTCTGCAGTGCTCCGAATGTTTATGAGTATAAGAATATTGAATATAAAACCTGCGATATATTCTTTACAGCAGCTCTTCCTCCTCAGTTTGATACAATTGAAGATTATATAAAGAGTCTTAAAGCAGAAGAAAGCGAGGTTCAGTCTTTTGCTTCTTATAAGATTTCTTCACTTGAAGATATTGAAAAATTACCGCTGGCGTTTGAAAGTTCCCGCATTACTCTTCAGCGCTGGTTGAGTATGTCGAAACAACAATAA
- a CDS encoding aminopeptidase has product MNEQLIVDYKNFLNNGKTERECVEQIIKMAEKKGYKNITKFKKLTPGDKVYITKMNKAVGLFEIGFEPVEKGMNILCAHIDSPRLDAKQNPFYEKDCITYMNTHYYGGIKKYQWTTIPLAIHGVVVKKDGKSVNVVIGENQDEPVFCISDILPHLAQDQMKEKASDFIKGEDLDVIMGSVSPSNTDNLTKEEKKELKEKSKKTVLALLKEMYGIEEKDFESAELEIVPAGKARDMGLDRSMILGYGQDDRSCAYASVAAMLEIHAGKRTTCCLCVDKEEIGSVGATGMASNLFENMTAEIVARTEASYSELTLRRCLENSYMLSSDVNAAYDPMNANLFDKDNTSMLGGGVTFQKYTGSRGKSGASDANPEFIAKVRAAMYDSNVTYQMAELGKVDQGGGGTIAYHAAKYGMNVLDGGVAVLSMHAPWEITSKEDISQMYECCKAFLGLN; this is encoded by the coding sequence ATGAATGAACAATTGATTGTTGATTACAAGAATTTTTTAAACAACGGAAAGACAGAGAGAGAATGCGTTGAGCAGATCATCAAAATGGCCGAAAAAAAAGGCTATAAAAACATTACAAAATTCAAAAAACTTACACCTGGCGATAAAGTTTATATAACAAAGATGAACAAAGCCGTTGGACTTTTTGAAATTGGCTTTGAACCTGTTGAAAAAGGAATGAATATTCTCTGTGCACATATTGATTCCCCTCGCCTCGATGCAAAGCAGAATCCTTTCTACGAGAAAGATTGCATTACTTACATGAACACTCATTACTATGGCGGTATTAAAAAATATCAGTGGACAACTATTCCTCTGGCCATTCACGGTGTTGTTGTAAAGAAAGACGGAAAATCTGTAAATGTTGTAATCGGCGAGAATCAGGACGAACCTGTTTTCTGTATTTCTGACATTTTGCCACACCTTGCTCAGGATCAGATGAAGGAAAAGGCCAGTGACTTTATTAAGGGCGAAGACCTTGATGTAATTATGGGCTCAGTTTCTCCAAGCAACACTGACAATCTTACAAAAGAAGAAAAGAAAGAACTTAAAGAAAAAAGCAAAAAGACTGTACTTGCACTTTTGAAAGAAATGTACGGCATCGAAGAAAAAGATTTTGAATCTGCTGAACTTGAAATTGTTCCAGCCGGAAAAGCCCGCGATATGGGACTCGACCGTTCTATGATTCTTGGATATGGACAGGATGACCGTTCATGTGCTTACGCTTCTGTTGCCGCTATGCTTGAGATCCATGCAGGAAAAAGAACTACCTGCTGTCTTTGTGTAGATAAGGAAGAAATCGGAAGCGTTGGTGCAACTGGCATGGCTTCTAATCTTTTTGAAAATATGACTGCTGAAATTGTTGCACGTACAGAAGCATCTTACAGTGAGCTTACTTTAAGACGCTGTCTTGAAAACAGCTATATGCTTTCAAGTGATGTTAATGCTGCTTACGATCCTATGAATGCAAATCTTTTTGATAAGGATAACACAAGCATGCTCGGTGGCGGAGTTACATTCCAGAAATATACTGGAAGCCGCGGTAAGTCTGGAGCAAGCGATGCAAACCCAGAGTTCATTGCTAAGGTCCGTGCCGCTATGTATGACTCTAACGTAACTTATCAGATGGCAGAACTTGGAAAAGTTGATCAGGGTGGCGGCGGAACAATTGCCTACCACGCAGCAAAATACGGAATGAATGTATTGGACGGCGGCGTTGCAGTTTTGAGCATGCACGCACCATGGGAAATCACCAGCAAGGAAGACATCAGCCAGATGTATGAGTGCTGTAAGGCCTTCCTTGGGTTAAATTAA
- a CDS encoding energy-coupling factor transporter ATPase encodes MSVITVKNLNFKYPQNNKAALSDVSFGIEKGSYVAIVGYNGCGKSTLARLLCGLEVPDSGTISIEENNRIGIVFQSPKNQLVSGIVSRDTAFGAQNLGLNAGEVELRVIESLNIVDMLDRASSSTSALSLGQTQKIALSGVLALRPEILILDEAVSMIDPEARVEILEFLRYWHKCGNTIIQITHDMEVLQDADSVIGIEEGQVFFYGTQKAFLENKENVRRICGEPLPKNERKTEDTAISCKEREVSLKLQNVTYTHENTMHGVFDVNLEFHCGTLTALTGASGAGKSTILELCAGLSIPKEGKIYCSNSKRPVLAQQNAQAALFEAFAADDVAFGPRNQGMSGKALVERVKQSMDEAAIPFDQFGERRTFELSGGEQRRLSIAGILAMDSDIILFDEPTAGLDSRTRAEVMALLRRLASEGKTVIFSTHKRDEADFADREIVIKEGRVVSDSMDVMDGEGGCETELPPMEIAGMIAGLKNLSLGLSRSRRKKSAPAEKLPPALRILLFTALFVFSLAVRPLWLCGTALGVTVLYCIFCGFSLRKLFVASLKILPFLLLFSVFQMIFHPALPDEVRFTSWKWFMVTPSKLLFCLATIMRTDAALACISGFFVSTPEYDLMDGLNILLTPLRLCRIPVRYLILIIEIIFRFIPLLVDEAVSILKTQAIRGGLGTVKGKLAKIRAVLPLIVPLIIQSIKRSEALADAITMRCFK; translated from the coding sequence TTGAGCGTAATAACAGTTAAAAATCTGAATTTTAAGTATCCGCAGAATAATAAGGCGGCCCTTTCCGATGTCTCGTTTGGCATTGAAAAGGGCTCTTATGTTGCTATTGTCGGTTATAATGGCTGCGGTAAAAGTACATTAGCACGTTTACTGTGCGGCTTAGAGGTGCCGGATTCAGGCACAATCTCAATCGAAGAAAATAACAGAATAGGAATAGTTTTTCAGTCACCTAAAAATCAGCTTGTTAGTGGAATTGTTTCAAGAGATACAGCCTTTGGTGCACAGAATCTGGGCTTAAATGCCGGTGAAGTTGAGCTGCGCGTAATTGAATCTCTGAATATTGTGGATATGCTGGACAGAGCTTCTTCGTCTACTTCTGCATTGTCACTGGGGCAGACTCAGAAAATTGCTTTGAGCGGAGTTCTTGCTTTGCGTCCTGAGATTCTGATTCTGGACGAAGCAGTTTCTATGATTGATCCGGAGGCTCGCGTAGAGATTCTGGAATTTTTGCGGTACTGGCATAAATGCGGAAACACAATCATTCAGATTACACACGATATGGAAGTTCTGCAGGATGCAGACAGTGTAATTGGAATTGAAGAAGGCCAGGTTTTCTTTTACGGAACTCAGAAAGCCTTTTTAGAAAATAAGGAAAATGTACGGAGAATCTGTGGTGAGCCGCTGCCGAAAAATGAGCGGAAAACAGAAGATACTGCGATATCTTGCAAGGAACGTGAAGTATCGTTAAAACTCCAGAATGTTACTTACACTCATGAAAATACAATGCACGGTGTTTTTGATGTGAATCTTGAATTTCACTGTGGAACTTTAACGGCTTTGACCGGTGCATCCGGGGCTGGAAAATCTACAATACTCGAGCTTTGTGCCGGACTTTCAATTCCAAAAGAAGGAAAGATTTATTGTTCGAATTCGAAGCGTCCGGTGCTTGCTCAGCAGAATGCTCAGGCAGCGCTTTTTGAGGCTTTTGCGGCAGATGATGTTGCATTTGGACCTCGTAATCAGGGGATGAGCGGTAAGGCGCTGGTTGAAAGGGTAAAGCAGTCTATGGATGAGGCTGCAATTCCGTTTGATCAGTTTGGAGAGCGCAGAACTTTTGAACTTTCTGGTGGAGAACAGAGACGACTTTCCATTGCAGGAATTCTTGCAATGGATTCCGATATTATTCTGTTTGATGAACCGACTGCAGGGCTGGACAGCAGAACCCGGGCAGAAGTTATGGCACTTTTGAGGCGGCTTGCTTCAGAAGGCAAGACTGTGATTTTTAGTACACATAAAAGAGATGAAGCTGATTTTGCGGACCGCGAAATTGTAATAAAAGAGGGGCGGGTAGTAAGCGACAGTATGGATGTGATGGACGGTGAGGGTGGTTGTGAGACAGAACTCCCTCCAATGGAAATCGCTGGAATGATTGCAGGCCTCAAAAATCTTTCTCTGGGGCTTTCGCGTTCGCGCCGAAAAAAATCCGCCCCGGCAGAAAAACTGCCGCCCGCGCTCCGAATCCTCCTGTTTACCGCACTGTTCGTATTCTCGCTGGCAGTTAGACCTTTGTGGCTTTGTGGTACAGCGCTTGGAGTTACCGTATTATATTGTATTTTCTGTGGCTTCAGTCTTCGTAAACTCTTTGTTGCAAGTTTGAAAATTCTGCCGTTTTTATTACTATTCAGTGTCTTCCAGATGATCTTCCATCCTGCCTTACCAGATGAAGTTCGCTTTACAAGCTGGAAATGGTTTATGGTAACTCCATCAAAATTATTGTTCTGCCTTGCAACAATAATGCGAACAGACGCGGCACTTGCCTGTATTTCGGGTTTCTTTGTTTCAACACCTGAATACGATTTAATGGACGGCCTGAATATTCTTCTTACACCGCTCCGCCTCTGCCGCATTCCCGTACGTTACCTGATACTGATAATTGAAATAATCTTCAGATTCATTCCGCTCCTCGTAGACGAGGCGGTATCAATCTTAAAAACGCAGGCAATCCGTGGCGGCCTTGGCACAGTTAAAGGAAAGCTTGCTAAAATAAGGGCCGTACTTCCGTTAATTGTTCCGCTGATTATTCAGTCAATCAAACGTTCCGAAGCACTTGCCGACGCAATCACAATGAGGTGTTTTAAATGA
- a CDS encoding FecR family protein, translating into MRKIKSIIIAAVLVVFGTSVFAEDATVTFVSGKVEVQRGGKWIALQKGDKVAKAETISTGFQSEAKIKIIDSVMYLGPVTRITLEELSTANQTDNVNVYLKTGTTRSQVKHVDNKRVNYQVHTAVAVASCRGTDWILDDSNTIKGLGGTVEYNDTESASRSVGGVLIQANQTAKLDDNNNVTPTVSNVVSSAEEVNSTAATAGSLEGEGGAGAGTEVAPSNGGNNGGGDTPEPTGTVVITIELP; encoded by the coding sequence ATGAGAAAAATTAAGTCTATAATAATAGCTGCAGTTCTTGTTGTTTTTGGAACCAGTGTTTTTGCAGAAGATGCTACTGTAACTTTTGTAAGCGGTAAGGTTGAAGTGCAGCGCGGTGGTAAATGGATTGCTCTTCAGAAGGGGGATAAAGTTGCCAAAGCTGAAACTATAAGTACAGGCTTTCAGTCAGAAGCTAAAATCAAGATTATTGATTCAGTAATGTATCTTGGACCTGTAACTAGAATTACTCTTGAAGAGCTTTCTACTGCAAATCAGACAGACAATGTAAATGTTTATCTTAAAACCGGAACAACCCGTTCTCAGGTAAAACATGTTGATAATAAGCGTGTGAATTACCAGGTTCATACAGCGGTTGCCGTTGCGTCTTGTCGTGGTACAGACTGGATTCTTGACGATTCAAATACCATTAAGGGACTTGGTGGAACTGTAGAGTATAATGATACGGAGAGTGCTTCAAGATCTGTTGGTGGTGTTCTTATTCAGGCTAATCAGACAGCTAAGCTTGATGACAATAATAATGTTACACCAACTGTTTCAAATGTTGTTTCTTCTGCAGAAGAGGTTAACTCAACTGCAGCTACTGCCGGTTCTCTCGAAGGTGAAGGTGGAGCAGGAGCTGGAACAGAAGTTGCTCCTTCAAATGGCGGAAACAACGGTGGTGGAGATACTCCAGAACCAACTGGAACTGTAGTTATCACAATAGAACTTCCGTAA
- a CDS encoding LacI family DNA-binding transcriptional regulator produces MVTLKEIAEKCSVSITTVSNILNGKSNVSEKTKERVLKIIKETGYHPNYMARGLRAAKTNSVGIIIDDLTEFSSPGIIDGIMSYFDEHKYKAILENLRFYSKWGTKWYHNKGYEESVQQAIDEFESIKVDGIIYVAGHARCISCIPDNLNVPLVISYAFTEKKGISSVEFDDMKAAYDLTKHLIENGHKKIAVIAGTKNNIHTGRRLEGFKKAMKENALPVKDSDIKYAAWDTPSGYENAKLLLEDSDYTAVFCFNDLMAAGVYDYLYEKKLVPGKDISVAGYDNRTMSRYLKPALTTVEIPLYDIGRKSAELILKQINNEDDSEQQQSFVQCGIIERESVGKI; encoded by the coding sequence ATGGTTACCTTAAAAGAAATTGCGGAAAAATGTTCCGTTTCAATCACTACAGTTTCAAATATTCTTAACGGAAAATCAAATGTTTCTGAAAAAACCAAGGAAAGGGTTTTAAAAATTATCAAGGAAACAGGCTATCATCCTAATTACATGGCTCGTGGACTTCGTGCCGCAAAAACAAATTCGGTTGGAATTATCATAGACGACCTTACAGAATTCAGTTCACCCGGCATTATTGATGGCATTATGTCCTATTTTGATGAACACAAATACAAGGCTATTCTTGAAAACCTCCGTTTCTATTCAAAATGGGGAACAAAATGGTATCACAATAAGGGTTATGAAGAGTCTGTTCAGCAGGCAATTGATGAATTTGAGTCAATTAAGGTAGATGGAATTATCTACGTTGCAGGGCATGCAAGATGTATTTCATGTATCCCTGACAATCTGAATGTTCCTCTTGTTATTTCTTATGCTTTTACCGAAAAAAAGGGCATTTCTTCTGTTGAATTTGATGATATGAAGGCTGCTTACGACCTCACAAAGCACCTTATTGAAAACGGACACAAAAAAATTGCTGTAATTGCAGGAACTAAAAATAATATACATACTGGACGACGCCTTGAGGGCTTTAAAAAGGCCATGAAGGAAAACGCTTTACCTGTTAAAGATTCTGACATCAAGTATGCTGCATGGGATACTCCAAGCGGATATGAAAATGCAAAGCTGCTTCTTGAAGATTCTGATTACACTGCCGTTTTCTGCTTTAATGATCTTATGGCTGCCGGTGTATATGATTATCTTTATGAAAAAAAGCTTGTTCCAGGAAAAGACATTTCTGTAGCAGGTTATGATAATCGTACTATGTCGAGATATCTTAAGCCAGCTCTCACTACTGTAGAAATTCCTCTCTATGACATTGGCCGAAAATCTGCTGAACTTATTTTGAAGCAGATTAACAATGAGGATGACTCAGAACAGCAGCAAAGCTTTGTTCAGTGCGGAATAATCGAGAGAGAGTCTGTCGGAAAGATTTAG
- a CDS encoding sodium:alanine symporter family protein, with product MFEKILNNIDDIVWGIPTIALILVTGIVMTIATRGIQFTKLGRAFKSIFKENEGKGELSGFSALCTALSATIGTGNIVGVATAILAGGPGALFWMWVAALLGTATKYAECMLSIKFREVKEDGHVLGGPFYVIEKGMGKNWKWLAVLFAIFGTLVGLFGIGTFTQVNGICGAIQNAFDADKAHIAFSIGENSYTWATVIGGAIITIATALVVIGGLKRISKVAEKVVPVMAIIYVFLGVSVLIMNATHIPHAFALIFKGAFGVDTGVRAVAGAAAGTIIRMAMQKGIARGIFSNEAGLGSAPIAAAAVQTDEPVEQGMVNMTGTVIDTLIICTMTGLSIVLAGGDVWNSGATGAALTSQAFSAILGGDKISVQFLLMLCLVFFAFTTILGWDYYSEKCLEYLTGGNMAVVKVYRWLYIAAVAIGPYMTISAVWTIADITNGLMAIPNCISLIVLSGLVAKETKAYFDKYPTL from the coding sequence ATGTTTGAAAAAATACTAAATAATATCGATGACATTGTCTGGGGTATCCCGACAATTGCCCTTATTCTGGTCACTGGTATCGTAATGACAATTGCTACACGCGGTATTCAGTTTACAAAGCTTGGACGTGCTTTTAAGAGTATCTTTAAGGAAAACGAAGGAAAGGGAGAACTTTCTGGCTTTTCTGCACTTTGTACTGCACTTTCCGCAACAATCGGAACTGGTAACATTGTTGGTGTTGCTACTGCGATTCTTGCCGGTGGTCCTGGTGCTCTCTTCTGGATGTGGGTTGCTGCTCTTCTTGGAACTGCAACAAAGTATGCTGAATGTATGCTTTCCATTAAATTCCGTGAAGTAAAAGAAGATGGACACGTTCTTGGCGGACCTTTCTATGTAATTGAAAAAGGTATGGGAAAGAACTGGAAATGGCTTGCTGTTCTGTTTGCTATTTTCGGAACCCTCGTAGGTCTTTTTGGTATTGGTACATTTACTCAGGTAAACGGTATTTGTGGTGCCATTCAGAATGCTTTTGATGCAGACAAGGCACACATTGCTTTCTCTATTGGTGAAAACAGCTATACATGGGCTACTGTAATTGGTGGTGCAATCATTACTATTGCTACTGCACTTGTTGTAATTGGTGGTCTTAAGAGAATTTCTAAGGTTGCAGAAAAAGTAGTTCCTGTAATGGCTATTATATATGTATTCCTTGGTGTTTCTGTTCTTATTATGAACGCAACTCACATTCCACATGCATTTGCTTTGATTTTCAAGGGTGCATTTGGTGTTGATACTGGAGTTCGCGCTGTTGCAGGTGCTGCAGCCGGAACAATCATCCGTATGGCTATGCAGAAAGGTATTGCCCGCGGTATCTTCTCTAACGAGGCTGGTCTTGGATCAGCTCCAATCGCTGCGGCTGCCGTTCAGACTGATGAACCTGTTGAGCAGGGGATGGTAAACATGACTGGTACTGTAATTGATACTCTTATCATCTGTACAATGACAGGTCTTTCTATCGTTCTTGCTGGTGGTGATGTATGGAACAGCGGTGCTACTGGTGCTGCTCTTACTTCTCAGGCATTCTCAGCAATCCTTGGTGGTGATAAGATTTCTGTTCAGTTCCTTCTGATGCTCTGTCTCGTATTCTTTGCATTCACAACAATTCTTGGATGGGACTATTACTCAGAAAAGTGTCTTGAATATCTGACTGGTGGAAATATGGCTGTTGTAAAGGTTTACCGCTGGCTTTATATTGCTGCGGTTGCTATCGGACCATACATGACAATTTCTGCTGTATGGACAATTGCCGACATCACAAACGGTCTTATGGCCATTCCTAACTGTATCTCTCTGATTGTTCTGAGCGGATTAGTTGCTAAAGAAACAAAGGCATACTTCGATAAGTATCCTACACTCTAA